GGTGAGGCGAAACTGAACCAATAAGACGAAAATAAAAGGTGGATACCTGCCTACCAACTTCCCCTTTAGAgatgaaaaaaaaaagaaacattGAAAAAACGCGCGCACGCGTCAAATGGGCCGGCCAACTTTGGTTATAGTTGATATTTTGGTAAGATTTATCATTCGAGCATGAGCAGTGAAAGGCAAGGAAAGTTTGGACTTAAATGAGTTAATGCATGACATTGTTTTGGGGGAATAgcgatttgattgagttaatgcacgCATGCGTCAAATGAGCTGACCTAAATTGGCTGCGTTTGAGCGAAAAGTCGTGTGTAAGACGCTCGCAGGAGGCGACGCTGCAAACTCCTTCTCTAGGAGTAGAGATATAAAATTAAAAATCAGCTAGATGTCGATTATACATACCCTAATAGCGAGTAGAAAGCTCACAAGTTACAATGTATCGAGCTATGCTCACGGCGCGTCGCCGGTAGATGCAATAGGAAGAAGATTTGGCACCCCTAAGGATTTGAATGTAATTATGTTTTTCTATATGAGTGTCTGTAAGGACATGCGATATTTTAAGACATGGCCTTaggtcttttcaaaacttttttttagaaaattaCCAATAGAACGTGTTATCCAACCAAACGTCACAGAGAAAATCTGAAAATTCAACAACGTTGTTtgtcatttttttgtagtgatacaaaCGTGTAGAACATGTCAATCAAATATACAATTGCACTAATCACCCCACTAATCATGGTGGACTTGGCTAGCTGTGGCGTAACTCGTTTATCCACAGCGCATTCTCATCCTTCCATCAGCCATGCGACAATCCCTTCTTCTTCTCTCTGCTtcacattttcctttttcttttttaatgaaaaggggttTCCCCGTCCCATTTTATCAGTGAAGCGAAATTTGAAACAGTCTTACTAAAAAAGAAAAGAATCTCTCCAGGGGGACACAGCACCCCAACGCAGAGTTTTAAAGTAGCTACTTATTACATCCCCAAGAAACAGGAATCTGAGattaaactactccctccgttcctaaataattgtctttctacagatttcaacaagtgactacatacgaagcaaaatgagtgaatctacactctaaaacatgtctacatacatccgtatgttgtagtctatttgagatggctagaaagacaattatttgggaacggagggagtagaagttagGCTTCAGGTCAACAGCTTTGCCTGAGTGTCGTCGCAGAGAACTTTTCATTGCAGCAGGTATAAGCTCGAACCTATAGCATAACAAAGCCAGCGCTCTGTCTCATCGTCCGGCATCTGTCTCACGAGTCACTCATCCAAAGACgtagcttcggtgccttaaaggcacctgcctttgggtcactaaTATATGGGTCAGCCACTTGTTGTGCCCACATGTCATAGAaacaaaggtaggtgccttaaggcatCAAAGCATCGTCCCcatacctggccaaacgggccgggccGGCACGGCACAGCCCGGCCCATCCTAATCGTGCCTGGCCTGGCATGGCCCGCCAGGGCAAGATTACtatacgggccgtgccgtgccggcccgtgTGTTGCGCCCCCAGACCCAGGCACGGCCAGTTAGTAAACGGGCCGGCacgttggcccgtttagcacggtGGGCCGCATATTTTTAATCTGTTATTCGACGCACTGAGCGTTTTTTAGCCTATTTTTACATGTTGAGCCATATATAAATGTATAAAAAAACGTAATCGGGCCGTGCCGTGCCAGCCTGCGTGCCCACCCTCTAGGCCCAGGCACGACCCAGGGCGTGCCGCGTGCCTGGCCCGGCCCGTTTAGCCCGTGCCGTGCCTTGCCCAAGGCGGGCCGTGCCGGCGTGCTCACGGGGCGGCCCGAAAAAACCAgcccatttggccagctataaTCGTCCCTCATCCAAGCACCTAACCCAAAGCAGGTAGTACTGTGAAAAAAATTAACTTAATCAACCCCCCGGGGTAACAAACCCGGCAGAATCTACCGCACCCATCGGCGAGTAGAATCTTCCATAGATCCGTCACTCTCATCCACTCGTCGCCAAAAAAGATCTCGCCAGCGCATCTCCACTCCTgccatcatccccgtcgtcgtcttcctcgctcGCGGTGCCACTGCCACCGGCCAGTCGCCAACCCGCACGCCTCGCCATTTTTGTCATCCCGCCGCGGATAAGGAATGGCGAGGCAGCAAGCAACCGGCCAAAGACTAAACTAATCTGGCAAGTAAGAGGAAGCAAAGATCGATTGCTTTCCTTTCTTCCTTTCCGTGGAAAAGGACCGGCGCTCGCGGCGACCAGGAAGGCAAGGAACGCGTCCGGTTCTTGGATAAGCGGAGGCGCGGCACCGCACGCGGCATTCGCCTATATAACAAGGCCGCCGGGGGTGGGAGGCGGAGGGACAACTCCGTCTACACACGCGCGCACCCTCCAAAGTCTTCTGCCGATTTCTTCGTCTCCGCTCTCTTCGTGTTCGGGTTGTTGGCTGAGCGACAGTTGGGATTCTGCAGAGGTATGAGATTGAGATGCTACTCTCTGGCGCTTGTTTTTCCATGGTGGTAGGATTGGGTTAGCTTCGTCTGGGGTTTTGTCCCCATTCGAGTTGTCTCATCTGATTGGTATATGCCCTGGAGAAGTTTGTCTTGGATTTGGGCGAAATTCCAAGATTTACACGTTGCGCTGAATGTTTGTCCATTCTTGTACCAAACATCTTATGATTGAATAATGATACTGATGCATGTGTTCTACTACCGGAAATGGCACTTGAAGTTTTTTGCTTTATGTGGTTTCGTTTCCCGGTTGTCATCAAGCCAGACTTTGTACATCCTGTCAAATAGTTAGTTGTAACTTGAAAGCTTAGTTCTTTCCTGAATAATCACGATCACCATTTCCCCAAGATAAATGAAACTCGGATTCTGCTTTCTCGATTCATGACAAGGTAGATAGCTCTACAGATGATAGATTAGGAAAATGTAGTCGAAGGACGGAAATTCAGATTTAAGGTTTTTTTAACGGTAACCTGAATATATTTCAAAAGAAATTCAGATTTAAGATGAAATCTGTCTGTTGTCCTAATTGAAAATTTGCACATACAGGAGGTTGAAAGTACTTGAAACAAATGGGGATTGGGGATGCATCACCTAGTGAAAACCAGTCTGCACACAAGGAAAAGAGGGATGAGACCACGCCACTTCTCCCGGTCAAGGCGGAAGAGGAAGATGGGATCCATGAGTTCAATGGAGCCTCTTTCTCGGGTGCAGTTTTCAATCTGTCGACAACCATCGTGGGGGCTGGAATTATGGCCCTGCCAGCAAGTATCAAGATGCTAGGCATTATCCCGGGTATTTTGATGATCATCCTTGTGGCATTGCTCACTGAGGCATCAATTGACATGATGGTCAGGTGCAGCCACCAGGCCAAGATTACATCCTATGGCTGGCTGATGGGTGACTCTTTTGGTCAATGGGGGAGGATTGCGCTGCAAGCATCTGTGGTCATAAACAACATTGGCGTCATGATTGTATACATGATTATCATCGGTATGCCTGTGACACGACCCTTTTCTGTTATGCCTACCTGTCATCGAGAGTTGTCATGTTGAATATCGATGATTGGCAGTATACGTTCAGGTGCTATATTTGTAGTTGCTGAATTGCATAATATGGAATCCTTGGAAGCTAATAAGTAATAACTTATAAATTAATTACTAGTGAACACTGATACAATTCTTCGGTATAACACTTTTTGGTTCAGTGCGGCTGATTATTAACATAGATCTTTTCATTGATGTTGGGACTCCGTTTCCCATAATACTCAAGTTTGATCGACCTCCCTAAAAAAATCTCCACTATGTTACCTATATGCTCCTATGTCTGTCCAAGTGATGTATTAGATGACATATCGAAATAAGCGCAAAATATGCTCTCTCTTCTTTTAGGAAATAGTTGTGTCCTTTTTTGGACCATGCAATTTGCCTCAAACTATTATTGATACTGCCTGTTTATCTTTTTCCAGGTGATGTGCTATCGGGAACATCTACAACTGGTGTTCATCACCGGGGTATCTTTGAGGGGTGGTTTGGTCCTCATTTTTGGAATTCTCGTCCAGTTGTTCTCCTTGCCACAACTATTTTTGTGTTTGCCCCATTGGTGAGCTTTAAGCGATTGGGTAAGTTTGTTGCATTGAAGAAAGAGGTCCATTTTGCTATTTCTTTTATAGTATCTGAACCAAATTACTAACCGAGCATCTTTGGCCGCAGATTCATTGAGATACACATCTGCTCTGTCAGTTGCCCTTGCTGTGGTTTTTGTTGTCATCACTGCTGGAATTGCTATTCTCAGACTGATAGAAGGGACCGCGGAGATTCCCAAACTCTTCCCTGAGATACATGAAATCAATTCCATCTGGGAACTCTTTACAGCTGTGCCGGTTCTTGTCACTGCCTACATTTGCCACTACAATGGTGTGTCTTCTACTTCATACTTGGTTTGCTCTTGCTGTTGTTCATTTCTCTGAGATCTAAAACATCTGTTTTTCATGTTTGGACAGTTCACAGCATCGATAATGAGCTGGAAGATAGAAGTCAGACTAAGCCAATTGTGCGAACTTCACTCGCTCTCTGTTCAAGTGTTTATGTTGCGACAAGCTTCTTTGCATATCTCCTCTTTGGCGAGGGTACCCTCTCTGATGTGCTCGCCAATTTTGACTCCGACCTTCATATTCCATTCAGCTCTGTCTTCAATGATATAGTCAGAGTGAGCTATGTAGTCCATGTCATGCTCGTTTTCCCTATAGTCTTCTTTGCCCTTAGGCTCAACCTGGATGGACTCCTCTTCCCCACCTCAAGGCACATTTCTCATGACAACCGAAGGTTTACCATTATCACCGTCTCACTCCTTGTTGTGATTTATCTTGCTGCCAACTtcataccaagcatctgggatgcGTTCCAGTTCACTGGTGCTACAGCTGCTGTCCTGATTGGTTTCATCTTTCCTGCCATGATCATACTCAGGTAATCAGCATTCTGTTTGTGTGATGTGTGCCTGATGTTTGTAGGTATCCTTTTGGTTTACATGTCCAATAACTTTATTCTGCTCATTGTTTCTTCAGGGATTCTTATGGGATCGCAACCAAGCGCGACAAGGTTTTAGCTGTAACCATGATTGTGCTTGCTGTGCTCTCCAATTCAGTGGCCCTGTACAGCGATGCGATGAGCATCTTCTACAGGAAGGTGGAGGCCTAGTCTGCTCCATGCCTCCTTACTCCAAGGGAATAAGTCCAATGCACATGCATAATTCGGAGTGATTATTGAGCTttagttagtactccctccgttccaaaatagatgacccaactttgtactaaagttagtataaagttgggtcatctattttggaacagagggagtatattgcacAGTCAAACAATGTGATTTCATGGTGGCCACTAATTTTTGTTTTGGACACTTGAGAGGATTTTGTTTGCTGCATTTGTCTAGTTTCTTGAACATGTAATCCGGCTCAGCATCTAGATGAGCAATTTGTGATCTGGTCGCAGGTGTTTGTATTTATTGGCAAGAACAAGATTTTTATTTACCTTTTGGGGTTATGTGCATGTTCATATTCGATCATCTTGAAATGGATGTTTGAGAAAGCTCTTTATATGCAATGAACTTAACCATATTCTAGGGTGAGACATTGTTGTGGATATATCATGTACATTTGCACCGACGTTTTTCTCACCCGTGAAAAAGGCGAACATGAGtttcaaaaaaaagagaagaaaaaggcgAACATCGAGCCGCAAACCTAGGCACGACTATTGTGGTTGTGTCTTCTCTTGTGGCCACAAGTAGGGGTCAGGATCTTCTACGGCCCCATTAGGTAGAGAAACTTTGACttaccctttttattttattttctcatgTTTTGAAAATGTGACATGTAGTGTGTTGCGTGCTATCAATGGTGTCCAATCACCACACTTCACACCCTTAATTTCATATAAAATGAAAAATGATACATAGTCTGAATCGTGCAATCCTAGAAGGCACCGTTTACCATAGCGCACAATCAGACAATTCACATTAGTagaaaaatattgccaaaaggttTACCCtaataacatactccctccgtccggaaatacttatcatcaagatggataaaaagagatatatttagaattaaaatacatctagatacatccccttttatccagtttgatgacaagtatttccgggagGGAGTATAAAAATAGGTTGTCGTGCTCACCGCACAATTAAAGTAGGTTGTGTATTGAAGATACTAAAAATCATAATTGTCAACATTTTTCTTTGAGGAATATTGTGAAACAGTTTGTGATGTGGCCTCTAAATAGCAATTATGTCAATAAAAACGCGTAGGTCTCCTTTGATTTGCAGGAAATTTATAGTAATGCTATAGGATACGATTTTTGCAGGAAAATGTATTTTTTTAGGACCCTTTGGTTTGCATAATGGATTTGCTATTCCTATCTAGAATTGGTTTCTACCATTCCCAGTTCAAGGAATGAAATGTTTAGCTCAGACCTAATATAACAAATATCATCTTATGAATCAAACAACATCTCTATAGCCTATAGGTATTGACATACATGTCATCTTTTTTTTGAGGTaaaacacatactccctccgtcccaaaataagtgtcttgaccttagtacaactttgtacacAGTTTTTTTTTAGGGGTAGTTTGTACACAGTTGAGGCActtatttgggacggagggagtacatgtcatCTGATTTCCCAAAATTTCTTATTCTATCCTACGAAGCAAAGGAGGCCTTAGTTTGTCTTAAGTACGGACCTTCCTTTTTATATTGGGCCCCATCATGACGGCCCAGCAAACTGCAATTTCTTTTGAGCGGACAGAGAATTTCTCAGCATAGAGGAACGAGCCCAATCCCGATTCCTACTCGGCGGGAGCGGGAGGAAGCGCCGGCGATGGCGACcccggcgaaggaggaggcggcggcagggcAGAGAGACGAGCTTACCGACTCGCTGTCCGAGCTCTTCACCAACGTCTCCCTCATGGTCCGCGGCGAGCTCCAGGTCCGCCCGCTACACTcgagccgccccccccccccccccccccccccccccccccccccgatctcaGCCGTCGTGTGCAAACGGACGAAAAGAAGAGCGATTGTTTGGTGTTGATTTGATTAGCTAACGCGATAAAAAAATCGTGCCATAACCCTAGCGCAGAGCCCCGTGGTCGTTCGTTCAGATTTCGTAGCTTGGACTGGTGCACGGATTGTCTAGGTATTTTCTGGATCTGGTATACTCACGGGGGCTTCGTTAACATTTGCCCCCATTTGGTTTCCGATGCCTCAGTTCGAAGGACTTGCAGTAGCAGACGAAAGCAATCACTGATCATGTAGTGCTAAAGTGGATTTTCTACCATTGAGTTTTTTGGAACGAAGACGCGTTCGACTTCAAATTAATAAAGCCACCAAGCAACCGTCACAAGGTTCAATAGTCTTACAGGCCGAAAAGAAACCAAACATGAAAGTACGTCGAGGCGTAAAGGAGCACGGGTTACATCTCAAATAACAACATAGCCCAGACCCTGCTTCCTAAAAACTAGTACCTCACAACCAAAAGGTGAGACCATCTACGGAGGGTGACGCGCCGTCGTCAAAGTGCTtctaatcttctccatggcctccgaCATCTGCTCAGCATCGCGCTGCTTCCCCAACGGTGTCAACATCTGTAAGAAGAGATGGCATTTAAATATAACATCAGCGGGGTGGGAAGGGAACTTTTTTTCAATAGTCATTTTGTTTCTAATAGTCCGTAGAGCCCACAGAAGCGCCCCTACGCATCTCCAAACAATCCGCCCACTAGTTCCCTTCTGGGTTTGCACTATCTGGAGCAAGTCAGAGCACGACGCGGGGCTCCAATTTTGCTGGAAAGCTTCCCTCACCGCACTCCACGCAAACCTAGCTAACGCACATTGAAAAAAGACATGGTTTGCGTCCTCGTGATTCCCACACACGATACACGAGCCGAGGGACCATTCCATTTGGCTACATTGTCCAAAACGTCGAACCCTTGCTCTTGGCTTTGAACAGGTTTCCATCCGGGAAGTACTTAGCCCTAAGGATATCAGCCCAGAGCCCCGACTCTTTTTGGGCAAGCCGCCACCACCATTTCGTTAGGAGGGCCACGTTCATCAGCTTTGAGTTGATGATCCCCAAGCCGCCATACTTTTTAGGTCTACACACAGCCGCCCACCTAACTAGGTGGTATTTCTTTTTAGTTCCAGTCCCTTCCCAAAAGAACTTGGAACGGGGCGTGTcaatcttcgcgtgcaccccgtCCGCTAAGAGAAACATACCCATGGTAAAGAGAGGCAAGGTAGATAGGCTAGTATTTGTAAGGATTAATCTAGCCGCCGAGGACATGAATCTTCCTCTCCATGGACTCACCCGATTTGCCACCTTGCCATATAATGGCTCCCATTCCGAGATCGACAATTTTCGGTGGGAGATCGGGAGGCCAAGATACTTACTTGGAAAGCCCCCAAGCTTACAATTAAGAAGATTGGCAACATGCCTACTATCTTGATGACTCATCCCTATGGTAATAACCTCACTCTTGAGGAAATTTATTTTCAGCCCAGAGAGGAGTTCGAAAGTTATAAGCAACAGCTTGATCGACGCGATACTATGTAAGTCAGGCTCGAAAAGGAGCATTGTATCGTCGGCATATTGCAGGTGCGAGACCCCGCCGGGAATGAGGTGGGCCACTAAACCTTTGATGTGACCCGCCGACCTGGCTTTCCCAATCATTCCCGAAAAGGCATCCGCCACAAAATTAAAAATCAGTGGCGAGCCGGGGTCCTTCTACCATTGAGTTGGTACGCCAAAATGAATACATGCCCGTTGCATTCTCTGGACACCAGTGAGGCTACGCAACGTGCTTTAGTGCATCCATTCTCAGGTTATTTCTCATTTATGCTTGAAGGCGCAAAACTCGGTTAGCTTTATTTGTGATTTGAAATGGCTGTGTTGAATTTGTAGCCTAGGCTATGGGGTCTGTGCTCGGTTCTTTGTTTCTTGAGGGATTGAGTACTTCTTCAGGGGCCAAAAAGCGCATCACAATTCAGACACTACACTTTTGTAGCTCACAGATGACACATTTATATAGGCATTGCTTCGCTTAACATGATAAGGCATTGCTGAAGTGCATGAATTCAGATTGGCAGCATAAGCCACAGAGCATTGATTTGCTTACTTAATCAAAAGAAGAAAACTAGATAAATGGTATTGACATTGACAGGCCTTTGCACAAATAGAAACCATCCCACTTGGTTTGGTGTTTGTGCTATGCAGTGTACCAAATAGCTTTCCGGTACTGTACTACTTCTCATACAGTTAGATTATTTTCATGTTTGCCAACAAAGCGTTATTTTGATTTGAGCAATAAATGATGACGGAAAGTGCTTTGGTAGCTAAGGGTAATTAAATGTATTGTAAATAACTTCACCAAACCATGTAGATTCATTGAAGGTTAAGGGATGGTTAATATTTTCTTAATCTGAATCTTCAGTGAAAGGTGACAGATTTAATACAACTTTAGATTTGGTTTTCTATGATGtatttcaaaaaacaaaaatggtTAACTGTCCCTTGCCAATCTTTATCGGCAGGGTTACTGGCTTTTGCTGTTATCAACATTTGTGATTCGTCAGCATTTATTTTTCCCTTAAGATGTCACATCCTTTTCAGGGAACCAACAACCAGCTCTCACTGCTTGAAAAGATGAATCAACGCGTGACAGAGGAATACAGTAACTACGGAGATGTTGCATCCGGTCTGCGGGTCTTTGTAGAACAGCTGAATGAGAAAAACCAACGGTTTGACGAGTACACAACGCAGATCGACGCGATAGACCAGCAGGTGAGTGAGTTTGAGGCAGTGGTGTCCATGCTTGATAAGCATGTCTCCATGTTGGAAAAGAAAGTGAAGTCCGCATATCACATTGCTCCTACACAATGATTCATCTCCAAGGATCCCATCATCTTCTGTTCTCTTCACATTGAGCATATCTCTAGTAGCTAAACACGTTTGGATGGGGAAACTTACACTCTGGCCCTAATGGTTCCACCATTGTTGTACTTGTAGTCTTGTAGTGCAACTGCATGGACGAGTTGCGGTGTTCCTTCCAGGCACTTGTATAATACAGTACTACTACTTGCTATTATGGAGACAAATAGACAGCACCATAAGATTTCTCCCCACTTGTCATTCCTGCGATGAACGCTGGGGAATCTTTGAACGAGATCATTGTTGCTGCGGATCATCTGTTGCTGCTATGGTGGCTAATACACAGCAGTGTAAGATTTTGTTCCCACTTGTCTTTCCTGTGATGAATGTTTTCTTGAGGCAGCGAATGAGATCGTAGTTGCAGAGCCTAGTTTCACCTTAACTATTGTGCAACCAGCATGTCTCCGTTGTGCAACTCTGATGGCTGGACTGGCATTCTCCTGTGCACGTTATTAGTTGTACAAAGATTCCTGCATATTTTCAATTAATGGAACCGATCTCGTAAGGACTGGTCAATGACAAATGACATGTGGTGACAGAGGAGTTGAAGCCCCTCCTGCCACTGAATTTCTTGGCCTGTCACGTTTTCACAGCGACTTGGCATCATGCATGCCTCTTTATCATTGCAGCTGTGATCATGGACTTGACTGACTCCAAATTTCTTACTACACAAGTTCATATGTAAAATATCTTCAAAAGAATAATAATCATGACAATCTGGTACCCAAACCGAAGGTTGCATAGCAGGAGTATGTGTGTGGATGCAGCTTTTGAGAAACCATTTGGAAGGGAAGATATTGTACTACAGTTCTTGCTTCGTGTGCGCTAGAGTCAGgttatgatttttttttattttttattttgcggGTGAGATTATGATTTTTTTCAATCGTGTGGTGATGACGTAAAATTGGAGGGTCAACGCCTTGAGCCACTTAAATGAAGTAACCTGGCCGCCCAGTTGCCGGGTGGAGTTTCCTACACTCCACTGTCATCGAGGTTACTTAATCGTTTGCGCCATGAACAACAACAAAATCCCCACATCAGCAGGGCAGCTACCCCGAAGGGCAAAAGTCCACCGTGAATATTTTGTTTCTCGTCTGCACCGGGTGAACGATAGTACAGTACAGGGTTCCATCTTGGACAAAGAAAAAAAAAGTTTTCTTGTATCACTTTCGGTAACCCCTTGATTTTGGCGTCGTGTCATCCGATCTGCCAAAATGTCAAAAGATGAAGTATAGTACTTCCTTCGTcttataatataagagcgttttcgaCACTAGTAAAGCGTCGAAAATGCTCCAACCGCcggaaacgctcttatattatggaacggatggagtagtagATTATATTCTAATTAGTCTCTTCTTCACAAACAGACGAGACCTTTTCTCCTTGTAAAATGACACTTGCCCGTCGGACAAATTATATAACAAGGTAAAGCTAGGAAAACGATTGATGTGAATTCCCGTCAAATAAAACCAAAGAAAATCGAGAGCAGCCAAGTCAACACTCGAGGagttcaaaaagaaaagaaaagaaaaggtcaGCACTCGAGACTTTGACGCTGaggtttttactagtacacttacAGCGGGCCCGTGCACGAGCGCGGCCCACTGCTCAGAGGAAGGGTGGGAATCCAGTTAATGGTGGGCTAGGCGGTTAGCCATGAGCGAAAGATAAGCATATCTCCTCCTCTCGCCGGAAATAATGGCGTCCCCACGGGCCATGGCCCGGAGCTGCCTTCCCATCCTATCCAGCGCATCTCCTCCGGGTTTGTTGCTGGATTGGCCCCTCGACCTTCCCATAATTGCCTTGTCGACCAGCGTCGGGCTACTACTAAtttgcttttcttttcttttccttgtgGAAGAAAGAGAGATGTCTGCAGGGCCTTCTTATGGTCCGTGAGAGCAACGGTGGTTGATACGGAGACATGTGAaccttgatcttcatcatcatTGTTATAGCTGGTTCTAGGAAGAAGAGGCGATCTCGCCAACGAACGATAACAAAAAAAAATAGTTcaacact
Above is a window of Triticum aestivum cultivar Chinese Spring chromosome 6B, IWGSC CS RefSeq v2.1, whole genome shotgun sequence DNA encoding:
- the LOC123136796 gene encoding amino acid transporter AVT6A, translated to MGIGDASPSENQSAHKEKRDETTPLLPVKAEEEDGIHEFNGASFSGAVFNLSTTIVGAGIMALPASIKMLGIIPGILMIILVALLTEASIDMMVRCSHQAKITSYGWLMGDSFGQWGRIALQASVVINNIGVMIVYMIIIGDVLSGTSTTGVHHRGIFEGWFGPHFWNSRPVVLLATTIFVFAPLVSFKRLDSLRYTSALSVALAVVFVVITAGIAILRLIEGTAEIPKLFPEIHEINSIWELFTAVPVLVTAYICHYNVHSIDNELEDRSQTKPIVRTSLALCSSVYVATSFFAYLLFGEGTLSDVLANFDSDLHIPFSSVFNDIVRVSYVVHVMLVFPIVFFALRLNLDGLLFPTSRHISHDNRRFTIITVSLLVVIYLAANFIPSIWDAFQFTGATAAVLIGFIFPAMIILRDSYGIATKRDKVLAVTMIVLAVLSNSVALYSDAMSIFYRKVEA
- the LOC123136797 gene encoding biogenesis of lysosome-related organelles complex 1 subunit 2, producing the protein MATPAKEEAAAGQRDELTDSLSELFTNVSLMVRGELQGTNNQLSLLEKMNQRVTEEYSNYGDVASGLRVFVEQLNEKNQRFDEYTTQIDAIDQQVSEFEAVVSMLDKHVSMLEKKVKSAYHIAPTQ